The Moorena producens PAL-8-15-08-1 genomic interval TGCTTGTTGTCCCGTTGCACCTAAGCTCAAATGGGTTTCGATTTCCAGAGTGCTATTGCTAATGGTGCTAACTAGGCGTTCCCCTGCGATCGCAGCCCCATTCATGGCATTGCCCAGCACAATACCTCCTAAGGGAATCAGGTACTGGGGTGCATACCAAGGTTCTGGTTGAATCATCAATAGATTTGTATAGATTAACGTCAATGCTGTACTGAAGAACAGGGAACTGAATACTATTGGTAACAGTCTCGGTATCTTGTGGTTACTAATCCGATTGCGGGCAGTAATCGTACCAATAGTCAGCATTACCATTAAGATAGCTAAAACAGGGATCGGGTGATCTAAGGCAAAAATCACAGCCAGTACATATCCCACAACAATGAGTTGCACGATAGTTCGGCCAGTTGCGATCGCTAGTTCAACTTCCAAACCCAGCCTTTGCCAGCTGGATAAACCAATTGCGATCGCCATCATGCCCAATCCCCACGCTAAATCGCTCAGATCGAGTTCAATTAAAGAATCCACCAGCCACCACAGCTAACTTGTTTTAATCTATTGTCTCAGATCGTCTGTTAATTGTTATGGCAGTTGAAAGTTAACAGGTTGAAGGTATACAGGTTTAAGGTATACAGCTTTAAAGTTAACAGGTTGAACGCGCACGCGTGGCCAAACGCGCCCCGCGTGGCCAATAGGCCAAGGCCAAGGTTAATAGGTTGAAGGTTGAAAGTTATCAGACTAGTTTTGAAGCATCCACCATCTCACCATCCCAGCTTCAAACCTTCGCCAAAAGGCCACCCGTGCGCGTTCAACCTTCAACCTTCAACCTTCAACCTTCAACCTTGGCCTATTGGCCACGCGATCGCGTTCAACCTTCAATTTTCAACCTTCAACCTTCAACCTTCAAACCTTAAACTTTCAAACCTTCAAGGCCAGCAGTGAAAATTAAGCTACAGGTTAAATTTGAACCCTTTTTGCCAAAAATTCTGTTTTAATTAAAATCAATTAAAGGTGTGAGGAACAAGTGAATACTATACCCCCTCTTGACTTAAAACGGCAGTACCAAGTTATTGGAGAACAAATCAGTGCTGCTGTCGGTGACGTTCTTTCCTCTGGACGTTATATTGGTGGTCCAGTGGTAGAGCACTTTGAGCAACAGTTTGCCGCTTACACCGGTACCCTGGAATGCATTGCATGTAACTCTGGTACAGACGCTCTCTATCTCGCCTTGCGAGCTTTAGATATCGGACCTGGTGATGAGGTAATTACCACACCCTTCACCTTCATCGCTACCGCTGAGGTAATTGCTGAAGTTGGTGCTACTCCAGTCTTTGTCGATATCAATGCCGAAACCTTTAATATCGATCTCAATCAGATTGAAAAAGCGATTACCCATAATACTAGAGCAATTATACCAGTTCACCTATTCGGACAGCCAGTGGATATGACTGGTGTGATGGATATCGCCAAGACTCATTGTCTTGCAGTAATTGAAGACTGCGCCCAAGGGACTGGTGCTGAATGGGTGGGAAAAAAAGTTGGCAGTATTGGGCATATTGGTTGCTTTAGCTTCTATCCCACCAAGAATCTGGGAACCTGTGGCGATGGTGGTGCGGTAACTACTAATGACAAAACTGTTGCGGCATCAATACGGATGCTGCGAGACCACGGAAGATGCTCGGGCTATTACCATGAAGTCAATGGCATCAACAGCCGTTTAGATGCCTTACAAGCCGCTATTCTTAACGTAAAGCTACCCTATCTCGATGGTTGGAACAATGCCCGTCGCCAGGTAGCAAGCCGGTATCACCAGTTATTGGAGCCATTACCTGAGATCATGCGGCCTCGGGAAACCCCTGGGGGACACTCCGTCTGGAACCAGTACACCATTCGCCTAACTCAAGATAGCAGCAATAGCAACTATCGGGACGAGGTACGCCAAAAATTAAAGCAGGCAGGTATTAGTTCTATGGTCTATTACCCCCTGCCATTACACTTGCAGCCAGTTTACAAAGACTTAGGCTATCAAATCGGTCAGTTTCCAGTTGCTGAGCAAGTCTGCCATCAAGTATTGTCCTTGCCAATGTTCCCAGAACTTACCGTTGAAGAACAGCAACAGGTAGTTTATGGATTGAAGGATTGTGTAGTTTAAAGGTTGAAGGTTAACAGGTTGATGGTTAACAGGTTGATGGTTAACAGGTTGATGGTTGAACGCGATCGCGTGGCCAATAGGCCAAGGTTGAAGGTTAATAGGTTGAAGGTTAACAGGTTGAACGCGATCGCGTGGCCAAAGGCCAAGGTTAACAGGTTGAAGGTTAATAGGTTGAACGCGATCGCGTGGCCAAAGGCCAAGGTTAATAGGTTGAAAGTTAACAGGTTTAAGGTTAGAAGACTAGTTTTCAAGCATGCAACCTTGGCCAAAAGGCCACCCGTGCGCGTTCAACCTTCAACCTTCAACCCTTCAAACCTTCAACCCTTCAACCTTAAACCCTTCAACCCTTCAACCGTTCAACCTTCAACCCTTCACCCTTGACCCCTTCCAGGGATTCTACCAAGCTGCGAACCGCTGCTACCATGGCCACTTCGCTATCTAACTGATTGATAGCGGAACCAACGCCAACACCAGCAGCACCAGCAGCAATGGCCATGGGAACGGTCACACTGGATAATCCGGAAGCACACAACACTGGTACTGACACAGCACGAGAAATTTCATAGGCAGCTGCTAAGGTTGGTGCTGCTTTTTCAATTAAACCCAAGGTGCCAGCGGAGCGAGGGTTACTGCTGGTACCCCCTTCAGTTTGAATAATATCGGCTCCTGCTTTGACTAATTCTGCCGCTAGTTCTACTTGCTGATCTAACTTTAGAATGTGGGGAACAGTTACTGATAAGCTTATATTGGGTAGTAATTTACGGGTTTCAATGGTCAGTGCCAATACGTCGGAAGCATCAAACCACTTCCCCTGAGCATAAAAGCTATCAAAGTTACCAATTTCAATCAGATCAGCGCCAGCTTGGATAGCAATAACAAACTGCTTTGGTTCTACAGCAGAAACACAAATTGGTAAATCCGTTAACCCTCGTGCTAACCTGACTAGATCGGGGGAGGCGGCAATATCGACAAAAGTCGCTCCACCCCGTGAAGCTGCTTTGACTACAGCAGCAACTTTCTGGGGATCAAAAGTATTTAAGCCACTAATTACTTTCAGGCAACGACCTTGGTCTAAGGCTTCGTTTAGTGTGTGATGCATAGTGATATTTTCTGTTTACCCCTGTATTATCAACCAACTTTACCTAATTTTTAATTAACTGTAGGAAATTTTTTTTCTCTCTGAAGAATTCATCCAAACCCCTATATTTTTGCCTAAACTAAAAGCATATCGGTGCTGATGGCTACTCCTTCTATATACAAATAAATGAATTTCCCGCAAGTCAAGCTATCTCATTTTCACAGTGATGTCTTAAAGAATACCGAGTTAGGTCAGCTTTGTGGCAAAAAGCAGCTGTTTCGCGATCGCTATGAAGTGTTACGGATGATTGGTCGAGGTGGTTTCGGTGTCACC includes:
- a CDS encoding ABC transporter permease — protein: MDSLIELDLSDLAWGLGMMAIAIGLSSWQRLGLEVELAIATGRTIVQLIVVGYVLAVIFALDHPIPVLAILMVMLTIGTITARNRISNHKIPRLLPIVFSSLFFSTALTLIYTNLLMIQPEPWYAPQYLIPLGGIVLGNAMNGAAIAGERLVSTISNSTLEIETHLSLGATGQQAVAGYRKDAIRAGLIPTLNSMMVVGLVTLPGIITGQLLSGIDPLNAASYQILIMFMLAFTNLIATLLITYGLTRQFFNQSEQLTI
- a CDS encoding DegT/DnrJ/EryC1/StrS family aminotransferase; the protein is MNTIPPLDLKRQYQVIGEQISAAVGDVLSSGRYIGGPVVEHFEQQFAAYTGTLECIACNSGTDALYLALRALDIGPGDEVITTPFTFIATAEVIAEVGATPVFVDINAETFNIDLNQIEKAITHNTRAIIPVHLFGQPVDMTGVMDIAKTHCLAVIEDCAQGTGAEWVGKKVGSIGHIGCFSFYPTKNLGTCGDGGAVTTNDKTVAASIRMLRDHGRCSGYYHEVNGINSRLDALQAAILNVKLPYLDGWNNARRQVASRYHQLLEPLPEIMRPRETPGGHSVWNQYTIRLTQDSSNSNYRDEVRQKLKQAGISSMVYYPLPLHLQPVYKDLGYQIGQFPVAEQVCHQVLSLPMFPELTVEEQQQVVYGLKDCVV
- a CDS encoding DUF561 domain-containing protein, translating into MHHTLNEALDQGRCLKVISGLNTFDPQKVAAVVKAASRGGATFVDIAASPDLVRLARGLTDLPICVSAVEPKQFVIAIQAGADLIEIGNFDSFYAQGKWFDASDVLALTIETRKLLPNISLSVTVPHILKLDQQVELAAELVKAGADIIQTEGGTSSNPRSAGTLGLIEKAAPTLAAAYEISRAVSVPVLCASGLSSVTVPMAIAAGAAGVGVGSAINQLDSEVAMVAAVRSLVESLEGVKGEGLKVERLKG